Proteins encoded together in one Anopheles darlingi chromosome 3, idAnoDarlMG_H_01, whole genome shotgun sequence window:
- the LOC125953454 gene encoding neuropeptide FF receptor 2-like, with translation MKDIIQGGLQSLNNFFQQLDPGCSFPSMDFTVYDYPREIWRILPTWEVTLKTITFLPVIMFGLLGNAILCYIIAQMRALRTPTNLLIANLAVTDLATVLVCPLMFMFHDFYQNYVLGAIGCKLEGFLEGSLLITSVLCLCAISYDRLTAIVFPKRSRLSKRGAWVLIAVSWICGLLLALPLSMYRAYRERQWKNYLETYCAENTTFLPSYWHVLIGVLVWFPLLVMFCCYSCIFLKLDRYERRVLRKEHPISVSYKRKVAKTLFIVLIVFVLLRIPFTTLVFIRYQRYLNDNQNQIGSDFLILWYVSHYLMFLNAALNPLIYGLTNENFRKAFRKIPLSRLLCIPALARPRRKGKQSPKNGEEGPIGGAMGRLQPRAPCGNEKLANLSGWLVCPVHEQPDNQPTSPSKGTNISHLKLTTEDGVSGGQRSTTPEGKFAHNAMVGSEGYM, from the exons ATGAAAGACATCATTCAAGGTGGCCTGCAATCGCTCAACAACTTCTTCCAGCAGCTTGATCCGGGCTGCTCGTTTCCATCG ATGGACTTCACTGTGTACGATTATCCGCGCGAAATCTGGCGCATTCTGCCAACCTGGGAGGTGACACTGAAGACGATCACCTTTCTGCCGGTGATCATGTTCGGGCTGCTCGGCAACGCCATCCTGTGCTACATCATCGCGCAGATGCGTGCGCTGCGGACGCCGACCAATCTACTGATCGCGAACCTGGCCGTCACCGATCTGGCAACCGTGCTCGTCTGTCCGCTGATGTTTATGTTTCACGATTTCTACCAAAACTACGTTCTAGGAGCGATCGGGTGTAAGCTGGAGGGGTTTCTCGAAG GATCGCTGCTCATCACATCGGTACTGTGCCTGTGCGCGATCAGCTACGATCGGTTGACGGCGATTGTGTTCCCAAAGCGATCGCGGCTTTCGAAACGAGGTGCCTGGGTGCTGATCGCCGTCTCGTGGATCTGTGGGCTACTGCTTGCCCTGCCGCTCAGCATGTACCGTGCGTACCGGGAGCGTCAGTGGAAGAACTACCTCGAGACGTACTGTGCCGAAAACACGACCTTCCTGCCAAGCTACTGGCACGTGCTGATCGGTGTGCTCGTCTGGTTTCCTCTTCTCGTCATGTtttgctgctacagctgcaTCTTCCTGAAGCTCGACCGCTACGAACGGCGCGTCCTGCGCAAGGAGCACCCGATCTCGGTGTCGTACAAACGCAAGGTCGCCAAGACGCTGTTCATCGTGCtgatcgtgttcgtgttgctCCGCATACCCTTTACGACGCTGGTCTTTATCCGCTACCAGCGTTACCTTAACGATAACCAGAATCAG ATTGGAAGTGACTTCCTGATCCTGTGGTACGTCTCACACTATCTGATGTTCCTGAATGCGGCCCTCAATCCCCTCATCTATGGTCTGACGAACGAAAACTTCCGTAAGGCATTCCGTAAGATTCCGCTCTCGCGACTGCTCTGCATTCCAGCGTTGGCTCGACCGAGAAGGAAAGGTAAGCAATCGCCGAAAAACGGTGAAGAGggaccgatcggtggtgctaTGGGTAGGTTGCAACCGAGAGCCCCGTGCGGCAATGAGAAACTGGCCAACTTGTCCGGATGGCTCGTGTGTCCGGTGCACGAGCAGCCCGACAATCAACCCACAAGCCCCTCTAAGGGTACGAACATTTCGCACCTGAAGCTGACGACGGAGGATGGGGTTTCTGGTGGACAGAGGAGTACCACACCAGAGGGCAAGTTTGCTCACAACGCAATGGTCGGCTCGGAAGGGTACATGTAG
- the LOC125953493 gene encoding retinol-binding protein pinta-like, with protein sequence MVINLRPLPEALTEKAARELNEKPDRIEEDLVAIRQWLARSPHIRARIDDQFLVTFLRGCKYSLERAKEKIDMFYSVRTAIPELMKNRDPEEPRTLEIIRLGVGLPLPQTNGEDAPRIMLIRPGVYDPKQHRIEEVIKVSTMFNDVMMLEDDNMVIGGQIGILDLANVTPAHFLQFTPTFVKKMTMMSQEGSPLRQKGFHYINTPSGFELVFNMFKSFMSEKNRSRLYVHGSNMESLYEHVPKRLLPKEYGGEGTSLKEISATWEKKLLAYRQYFLEEDQYGTDERKRVGRPKTAESMFGMEGSFRQLQVD encoded by the exons ATGGTTATCAATTTAAGGCCTCTGCCGGAGGCGCTAACGGAAAAGGCGGCGCGCGAACTTAAcgaaaaaccggaccggattgAGGAGGATCTAGTCGCGATTCGACAATGGTTAGCCCGATCGCCACATATACGCGCCCGCATCGACGACCAGTTCCTGGTGACGTTCCTGCGCGGCTGCAAGTACAGTCTTGAGCGTGCCAAAGAAAAGATCGACATGTTCTACAGCGTCCGAACGGCCATTCCGGAACTGATGAAAAATCGTGATCCGGAGGAGCCTCGCACACTGGAAATTATACGGCTCGGAGTGGGATTGCCGTTGCCGCAGACGAATGGTGAGGATGCTCCGCGGATCATGCTCATACGGCCCGGTGTCTATGATCCTAAGCAGCACCGCATCGAGGAGGTGATCAAGGTCAGCACCATGTTTAATGACGTCATGATGCTTGAAGACGACAACATGGTTATCGGTGGCCAG ATCGGCATCCTTGACCTGGCCAACGTCACGCCGGCCCATTTTCTCCAGTTCACGCCGACCTTCGtgaagaagatgacgatgatgagccAGGAGGGTTCTCCGTTGCGCCAGAAGGGTTTCCACTACATCAACACACCGAGCGGGTTCGAGCTGGTCTTCAATATGTTCAAAAGCTTCATGAGTGAGAAGAACCGATCGAGA CTGTACGTGCACGGTAGCAATATGGAGTCCCTGTACGAGCATGTTCCGAAGCGATTACTACCGAAGGAGTACGGTGGTGAGGGTACCTCCCTGAAGGAAATCAGTGCCACGTGggagaagaagctgctcgCCTATCGTCAGTACTTCCTCGAGGAGGATCAGTATGGGACGGACGAGCGGAAGCGTGTCGGACGGCCAAAAACGGCCGAGTCCATGTTCGGGATGGAGGGATCCTTCCGTCAGCTGCAGGTGGACTAA
- the LOC125953497 gene encoding alpha-tocopherol transfer protein-like, with protein MPNIRPLSAELAKKAADELFEKPERLDEDLAALRTWLSKCPHIKARTDDQFLMMFLRGSKHSLERAKEKLDMYYTIRTALPELMRNRDPEEAKIKELIKLGTAIPLPNTVTPDGPRIILIRPGTYDPTKYTIQEVFRYNTMMADIMMKEDDNLIVAGQMGILDLSGASMAHFLQFSPSFVKKATMWSQEGSPLRQKGFHYVNTPSGFELVYNMFKNFLNEKNRSRLYVHGSNLDSLYEHIPKSMLPTEYGGDAGPIQDIVDAWAKKMLSYKEYFKEEDNYGTDEKKRPGRPKNADTLFGLEGSFRKLEVD; from the exons ATGCCGAACATTAGACCACTGTCGGCCGAGCTGGCCAAGAAGGCCGCGGACGAGCTGTTCGAGAAACCGGAACGTCTGGACGAAGATTTGGCAGCGCTGCGGACGTGGCTATCCAAGTGTCCGCACATTAAGGCCCGCACCGATGACCAGTTTCTGATGATGTTCCTGCGCGGCTCCAAACACAGCCtggagcgagcgaaggagaaGCTGGATATGTACTACACTATCCGAACGGCATTGCCCGAGCTGATGCGCAACCGTGATCCGGAGGAGGCAAAGATTAAAGAGCTGATAAAGCTTGGCACGGCGATACCGCTACCGAACACGGTCACACCAGATGGTCCGAGGATAATTCTTATACGTCCTGGAACGTATGATCCCACCAAGTATACCATTCAGGAGGTGTTCCGCTACAACACCATGATGGCCGATATTATGATGAAGGAAGACGATAATCTGATTGTAGCCGGACAG atGGGAATTCTGGATCTTTCCGGAGCATCTATGGCACACTTCTTGCAGTTTAGCCCATCGTTCGTGAAGAAAGCTACCATGTGGAGTCAGGAAGGTTCACCGTTGCGTCAGAAGGGTTTCCACTACGTTAACACACCGAGTGggttcgagctggtgtacAACATGTTCAAGAACTTCCTGAACGAAAAGAACCGTTCGCGG TTGTACGTGCACGGGAGCAATCTGGACTCGTTGTACGAGCACATTCCAAAGAGCATGCTGCCGACTGAGTACGGCGGAGATGCTGGCCCAATTCAGGACATCGTTGACGCTTGGGCCAAGAAGATGCTCAGCTATAAGGAGTACTTCAAGGAAGAGGACAACTATGGTACGGACGAGAAGAAGCGCCCGGGACGACCAAAGAATGCCGATACCCTGTTCGGGCTGGAAGGTTCCTTCCGAAAGCTGGAAGTTGATTGA